The proteins below come from a single Alligator mississippiensis isolate rAllMis1 chromosome 2, rAllMis1, whole genome shotgun sequence genomic window:
- the LOC132248623 gene encoding endogenous retroviral envelope protein HEMO-like, translated as MALISLYITLGYLSITQAGWEKNLYLHISCTVAQAGNKSDCWICSHSPAHLHKGIPMIGVPISLQQWGTINGGFVRHYSLAAHRSAPKEWRATPTNWIISPRVEVPFCYRFNNTGAYNKATPVGHYPHCLTTLDYSPSSTSGILLGNIPSLNCTGFMVYNFSKEPHVALIANRSEFYIDSNFTCNISRSSRIAAKRGPSYTMHINRKCRIWHNTCRDLSTLSAPGLYWLCRNRAHKISPWNWVGACTLGRVIPGFEMHSAIYLEQVKNFNHHMERAVNPLATRNTGFHRFVRTFIPWLGVRELELAIINISATMEAMGNATADAIQALQEEISQISQVTIQHRIALDYLLVSQGGVCALVNSTCCVYVNQDMRIETDIRKIRNQLRVLHQVASENTDWGLEEMWSWLTSWLPDFRALGKKILYGILFVLIVLIMFYVLVQLILCCVKASRRSFSKARKPTAESRIIVLQKCEQIERKHERLHDEIEGLMRMKV; from the coding sequence atggcactgatatccttatatatcacacttgggtatctcagtatcacccaagcggggtgggagaaaaatttgtatttgcacaTCTCCtgtacggtggctcaagctggaaataaaagtgactgctggatatgctctcacagcccagcgcacctacacaaaggaatcccaatgatcggagtaccaatatccctccagcaatggggaacaataaacggcggcttcgttagacactactcgttagctgcccatcggtccgctcctaaagaatggagggccacccctactaactggataatctccccaagagtagaggtgcctttctgttacagattcaacaacaccggagcttataataaagccacacctgtaggacactaccctcattgccttactactctagattatagccctagtagcaccagtggaatcctgttgggtaacataccctctctcaattgtacaggattcatggtctacaacttttctaaggaacctcatgttgctctcattgcaaacagatcggaattttacattgactccaattttacttgtaatatatctcggtccagcaggatagcagctaaacgtggtccgtcctatacgatgcatatcaatcgaaagtgccggatatggcacaacacctgtcgagatttgagtaccctttctgccccaggcctttactggctctgcagaaacagggctcataaaatctcgccctggaattgggtgggggcatgcactcttggacgtgttatccctggttttgaaatgcatagtgcgatatatctggaacaagtaaaaaatttcaaccatcacatggaaagggcggttaaccccttagctaccagaaacacaggattccatcgatttgtgagaaccttcataccgtggcttggagtaagagaattggaactagccataattaacatttcagccacaatggaagctatgggaaatgccactgcagatgcaattcaggctctgcaagaagagatctcccagatctcacaagtaactatacaacaccgcatagccctagattacctattggtatcccagggaggagtatgtgccttagtaaactccacctgttgtgtctatgtcaatcaggacatgcgaatcgaaactgacattcgcaaaatccgaaatcagttaagggtcttacatcaagtggcctcagaaaatactgactggggtctagaagaaatgtggtcttggctaacctcctggctcccagatttcagggcccttggcaagaaaatcctgtatggaatattgtttgtcttgatagttctgataatgttttatgtattagtgcaactgatcctctgctgcgtgaaagccagcaggagaagctttagcaaggcaagaaaacccacagcagagtctagaataatagtgttacaaaagtgtgagcagattgaaagaaaacatgaaaggctgcatgatgaaatagaggggctcatgagaatgaaagtttaa